From one Rhodamnia argentea isolate NSW1041297 chromosome 1, ASM2092103v1, whole genome shotgun sequence genomic stretch:
- the LOC115738911 gene encoding protein LAZY 1-like produces MKLLGWMHRKLRHNGHEPLKDFGATLGQPSLDDQKISQRRSCGAEHLKQSQRELLRKSFADLESAISQDEEHYKEEQSAAEITDLFHGFLAIGTLGSEPAFIPEPSTPAFSYSLENITEKETEVTENDLKLINEELEKVLAAEANKDEWGNQSSGRNSHVSMGRSSHGSTITLGGKAEAQETNSSNGSAVCPLQGYLFGSAVEVMEAPKADKKEHRTSLGELFQKTKMTDEDYGYGKKDWDGSMVHFVKKKLKKKAHQANPAARSTAFDAGTSSDSGSAETKLHKILHMFHKKVHPENSAAAKKSGKQQKIEVKKKAAKRNGHDIGDHVLPEEDIVMVPDKILLKEKIRRLKSQSNRARIVLAGDESNGNRECWIKTDADYLVLEL; encoded by the exons ATGAAG TTACTTGGTTGGATGCACCGCAAGTTACGGCACAATGGCCATGAGCCACTCAAGGATTTTGGCGCCACCCTAG GACAGCCATCTCTAGATGATCAGAAGATCTCTCAGAGGCGAAGCTGTGGCGCCGAGCACCTCAAACAGTCTCAGCGCGAACTCCTTCGAAAGTCCTTTGCCGACCTGGAATCGGCCATTTCGCAGGATGAAGAACACTACAAAGAAGAGCAATCAGCTGCTGAGATAACCGACCTTTTCCACGGTTTCCTAGCGATCGGTACCCTTGGTTCCGAGCCCGCTTTCATCCCTGAACCCTCAACTCCGGCTTTCTCCTACTCTCTCGAGAACATAACTGAGAAAGAAACTGAGGTGACCGAGAACGATCTGAAGCTGATCAATGAAGAGCTGGAGAAGGTGCTCGCCGCTGAGGCGAACAAGGATGAGTGGGGCAACCAGTCATCCGGGAGGAACAGCCACGTCAGCATGGGGAGGAGCAGCCACGGGAGCACCATCACGCTCGGCGGGAAGGCCGAAGCACAAGAGACCAATTCTAGCAATGGGAGTGCCGTGTGCCCGCTTCAGGGCTACTTGTTCGGCTCGGCGGTGGAAGTGATGGAAGCGCCTAAAGCGGATAAGAAGGAGCACAGGACATCGCTCGGAGAGCtgttccagaagaccaagatgaCCGATGAGGACTACGGGTACGGCAAAAAGGATTGGGACGGTTCCATGGTGCATTTCGTGAAGAAAAAGCTGAAAAAGAAGGCCCATCAAGCTAATCCTGCAGCCCGGAGCACGGCTTTCGATGCAGGGACAAgttccgattccggttcggCAGAGACTAAGCTACATAAG ATCCTGCACATGTTCCACAAGAAAGTCCACCCTGAAAACTCGGCCGCGGCTAAGAAGTCCGGCAAGCAGCAGAAGATAGAAGTGAAGAAGAAAGCAGCAAAGAGAAACGGGCACGACATTGGCGACCATGTCCTTCCTGAAGAGGACATCGTGATGGTTCCCGATAAGATCCTCCTGAAGGAAAAGATCCGGCGCCTCAAGAGCCAGTCGAATCGCGCCCGGATTGTGCTCGCTGGGGACGAATCCAACGGGAACAGGGAGTGTTGGATCAAGACCGATGCGGACT